The Dreissena polymorpha isolate Duluth1 chromosome 8, UMN_Dpol_1.0, whole genome shotgun sequence genome includes the window cgtttcatattgttatttataatccaTAGCTAGATAGCAACTATGAATACATTTATACATGATTACTggtaataaacaaattaaagcttGTTTTAATATGGTAATATAACAACATATCTAATAAACATTTCTGAAAGATATGATAactaattataaaaagtaaaactaaCCTGTAAGACATGGAGATCACTTTattcatcaacttcataaagTGTTATGAAGGATAGTGGTCATGGTATGTTCACTCATGCGTTACAGGCTGATCACAATGGGAGTAGTACTGGGGAATgatgatttgttaaattgatcTTAAGCCTTGATCGACCGACTATAAAAATACTGTAACTGTAAATGTTACACTATGACATACTCCCCTGCTTTAAAACAAAAGGCTCCTGACtttttcttaatatataattatgtgttttaataatgttaatgaaaaattatttcattatttacaatgtacatcaggcaaatataataatcattattttaaaaccaaaTGAACATATCGTAAGGGCTACACCAACTGAGTAATCCCATCTTAGATAAACAGTTTACAGCAACGTACTACAATATATAATACTGTTTCAAATGTACCAGCAATTTACTTAATTGTTTCAATTAAGTACCACAACAACGTCATTACTATAGTAACATAAACCGCTTCATGAAAGCTGTACATTACAGTTTTAAATATCTCATATTCTACAGAAGTCATAATAAATAACTTCAATAAAAGCATTCTATAAAGAAGCTGTAGTAAGCAGTACTAAGTATGCAAAACTGCTCATAATCAactataacaacaaaaactgaaaATACGTTTTTGTTTGGTCATAATTCATAATCATGAGACATGATACATGTTGATTTTTCAATATAAAAGGTGATGTATATTTTGGCAACAACTTTAAGAATACTattaattaaaacacacacacacacttagaAATGTacttgcaaatacatgtataatgcatGCAATTTACTGTCGTGTCAACAGTAATATACCTCCTAATTCCTAATATAGGAAATGCACAAAATGgattcatgcaaattaaatatgaaagcaaCTTAATCCTATTGCATTATGAAAACTTGACATTATGTTCCATATAGAAAAACAATTGAAGCAACAATCAAAGCTGGCAATACAAAAACACATTCTAATTTAAATAGAATGAATAGAAACATCGTTTATAATGGttataaaataacaacagaaTGCTATATCATCTAAGTATCATAGCGTCtaatatttgtttctatcaacGTATCATACAATTACATaatgtaaaacatgtaaaaacaaaaccaaaatCAATCATTGCAAAACAGAACATTACAAATGAAATTACATTGTAATATATATCAAGCTTGGAGCATTTACAACATATCGTCATCTTAAATAAGTAACAACATGCACCAACTTTTGAGGCAATAATAGGTATCAACTTAATATGCTAATTAAAGTTACTCAATAGTTGCTAAATATCACTCAAACAATTGCATCACAATACATTGAACTCGTGACACAATTTAAGCACACAATTTCAATTCACTATATTTCAGATCAAACCGATTAAAACACTCATTTCATTTAAAACACTTCAAGttcatatcataaaataaaatttcagtatTTCACTTTTCACTCTCAACTTTAGTCTCTAACTTCAGCAGTTACTTCTCCACCTTACAGACACAAATCCAAATTTCACCACTAATCACTGTAAGGTAGTATTACTTCAAATCCTGCGAAGTCACCATCCGTACCTATCGGGTGCTTTCTTCTTTCTCCTTCCTCGACGAGGTTGAGGTTGAGGGTCACTGTTATCGCTGATAGGACTCCGCGGAACGGATGAAGACAAATCTTCTTCCTGATCAGATTGAACAGGATCCTGGTCCTGATCGCCATCACACTCTTCAGAGTTTTCACTCAAGATTTCATCATCTGAGGACTCTAGCCAGGGTTGATCGATTTCAACAGCCACAGGGAGGGACATGAAAGGAAGTAGCATGTTTCTATGTAGTAACTTCGGCCGGGCCTTTGCAACACCTTCAGCTTCAACTTCGAATACAGGAACATCTGGATTGGGCTGAGATTTAACGTGGTAAATGTTTTCCTCCCAAATGTCGGAAAGTTTATGTTTCTCCTTAAAACCGACTTTCCTCACCAGGACTTTGTCGCCAGGATGAATGTTGTTGTGCCGGACGTTACGGTCGTAATAGTACTTGTAGCGTCGGCTGCTTTTCGTGGCTTCTTCAGATGCCCGTTTGTATGCGAAGCGAAGTCTTTCACGCAGTTTTTCTATATACTCGGAGTGACTTTTGGAGTCATTTATGTCTGGTAATCCGAGAAAAGCGTCTATCGCTAAACGAGGGTGTCTCCCGAACATTAAGTAGAACGGCGAGACATTGGTGCTTTGGTGAACGGCAGCATTGTAGCTATGTGTCATCGTTGACACGTGGTCCTTCCAGCTCTTTTTCTTGTATTCTGGTAGAGTGCCTAGCATGTTAAGCAACGTCTGGTTGAACCTTTCTGTGGTTCCGTTACCCATCGGGTGATACGGGGTGGTGCGACTTTTCTGAATGCCGGTAATCTTGCATAAATTACTTATAACTTTAGATTCGAAATTTTGACCACGATCACTGTGTTAGCGTGCAGGAAAACCATAgtgaataaaaaaatgttcaaataaagcTTTGGCTGTTGTTGTTGCCTTTTGGTTTCTGGTTGGGATGGCCTGAGCATAGCGGGTGAAATGGTCTGTTATGACCAAGACGTTCTCGTAACCACCAGTTGATTTCTCCAAGGACAGATAGTCGATGCACACCAGTTCCATAGGGTACGACGATGAAATCGACACTAATTCGGCTGCTTTCGACGGCGCTGTCTTACGACGAATGCATCTTCCACAGTTTTGAACGCTGTTGCGAATGTAGGTGTTGATCCCTGGCCAAAAGAAACGTCGCTTGATGAGTGAAGACGTTCTTTCGCGTCCTTGGTGCCCAAGATCATTATGTTAGGCTTGGAAAATGATGTGTCGGAGATTCACAGGCACAACCAGTTGTTGACAGACGTCGCCGTTGACTACTCCTCGATGAAACAGAAGACCATCTTGTAGGGTAAGCTTACTCTTTAGAGAGAAGTAACGTCTCATCTGCTGCTTTGGATTTACCAGAGGTGCCTTGCCAAGACAGTAGTCAATGGTTGCGACGATATCTGTATCTTGTTGTTGTGCAACAATCCAATCTTGTTGGGAAAGAGCAGTACTTTGTAAGAAGGGTTCCGGAATGGTTTCTGCCTCATTCAACAGCGATGTACTATCCGGCCTGTCTGGTTCCTGTAACACCAAAGTGCATACTATAGGAGCTATAGGTTCCTCGTCGCTTTTATCTTGGATTGCTTTCAGAATGTCTGGAAAACACAGCACTTGTTCTTCACCCTCTTGGAACATGAACTTTCGAGAAAGACCGTCAGCGTCAGCGTTGAGTTTCCCGCTTCTGTAACGTATTCGGCAATTGTAATTCGCAAGTGCAGCCATCCAGCGGTGACCTGTGGCGTCGAGTTTGGCGCTAGTTAAAACATAGACTAGCGGGTTGTTGTCAGTGACTACGTCGAATGTGTTCCCATAGAGGTAATCGTGGAACTTATCGACGATAGCCCACTTCAATGCCAGGTACTCAAGCTTATGAGCCGGGTAGTTCCGCTCCGATGGTTTAAGACTTCGACTGGCGTATGCTACGACTCTATCTTTTCCGTCATGTTCCTGGTACAAGACTGCACCTAAGCCAGTACCGCAAGCATCGGTGTGCAGCTTGAACGGCTTAGTGAAGTCAGCATACGCCAGGAGGTGGTTATCTTTGCCATCGGGTGGAGTTATAAGCGCTGTGATCAACTTATCAAATGCAGTTTGTTCCTTATCTTCCCATACGAACGGAGGTTTCCTTGTCTTAGTCGGTGTGTTCTTGCCTTTCTTCTTGGTGCTGGAACCTACTAGGAGATCATTGAGTGGTCTGGCAATACTGGCATAGCCTTTTATAAATCGGCGGTAGTAACCCGTAAATCCCAAAAAGGCACGAACTTCCTTCACAGACTTAGGAACTGGCCAATCTTTCACTGCCTTTATCTTCTCGGGATCTGTCTCAATGCCGTTGTTAGATACCACGTGTCCGAGATAGGTAATTCTTGATTGGAAGAATTCGCATTTAGAAGCTTTTAACTTGAGATCATGGGTTTCTAACTTGGTGAAGACGGCATCTAAGCGTTGGAGATGCTCCTCAAACGTCTTGGAGAATATGACCACGTCATTCAAGTAGATAAGGCAGTCCCTCAAGTTAAGTTCTCCCATACACCTTTCCATGACTCTCTGAAACGTGGCTGGAGCATTACACAGTCCAAATGGCATACGGGTAAACTCATAAAACCCGAGTGTGCCTACTGTGAATGCTGTCTTCTGGGTGTCTTCTTCTTCGATTTCAATTTGCCAGTAACCACTTCGAAGATCAAGTTTTGAAAAGTATTGGGACCCAGCAAGAAGATGTAAGGTGTCATCAACACGGGGAAGGGCGTATGCGTCCTTTACGGTCTTCTTGTTCAGTTTCCTGTAATCGACGCAGAAACGAATGGAGCCATCTTTCTTACGTACAATAACGACGTTCGAAGAGTATGGGCTCTGACTTCTCCTTATGGCACCTGCGTCGAGCATCTCTTGAAGATGTTCGCGGACTTCTTGAAAAATGGCTGGTGGAATTCGCCGATGGGGTTCCTTAAATGGTTCATCTGTATCCAATTTGATCCTGTGTTTTGCCAAATTACAGGATCCTAAGTCACATACATTTTTCGAAAAGATGTGGCTCCACTTCTTCAAAAATTCCTGTGCTTGATCCTTTTGGTCTTTCGTTAGATTAGTGTTGTCTAGGTTGAATGTTTCTGACTTAGCTTTACTTTTATCTGTATTACTTGCTGTTTGCTGGTGAACGTGAATTTTAGATGTGGATGGAAGATCATTATTAAGATCATTTGCTGGAACTGTTCTTAAAACGTCAACTTCGTGTAATTCGCATATGATTGATTTCTCTGGTATTTTCACTATTTTAGCTGACATGTTGAATAATTTTACAGGAACTCTTGATGACACAGTTTTTTCGTTCAGTTTCACGACTCTGGGACAAACAGAGATCCTGCTCGAGTACCCCTTTTCTGACGTTTCTGTGACAACTGATCCACAATTCCTGTTCTGCCTCACGAATCCTGTGACGACGATGGTGTCAAATGGCTCAATGGTAATCGGTTTCGTCGTTTTTACCACTCCTACACTTGAAACGTGTATCGAAGCGAAGGCGTCGTTCCATACATCAGGAATTTCGTCTTCATCCCTTGTGTGTAGACGAGCTTGCCTAATCACGTTAGTTCCAACTACAATGGGAACTTTCTTGTTGTACGATGTAGCTCCGACTACCAACGAAGGTATCGTGAACACTTTATCTGTCAAGCAAGGTACTGTAATGTCTATCTCTACATAGCCACTATATGGCAATTTCTCTCCACTAGCAACTCTTATGTCTAGGTCAAAATCTTCTAGTGAACGTAACTCGGGTTTCGGAtctaacattttataaaattcctGTGAAATGGTGGTTATCATTGAACCCGTATCAACGAGTCCCGTAGTTCTTAGTCCTTCCACAACTATCTCACTTTCATTACTTGATCCGATAATTCTGGTGTAAATTTCGTTAGGGCTTTTCACTTTAATGTCGTCCGTTAGCCCTTCAACAGCGACATTTACTCGTTTAACTGCTCTTTCTTATCTGATTTCTCTGGGTTTGTCAGTTCTTGCTGCTGCTTGTCCAATTTCTCTTTTAGTGGCTCTCTTTTATTTTCTCTTCGCTGCGATTCATCTCGACCATCTCTGCCCCGACCTCTATATTCTCCTCGTCCGCCTCTGAACCTTGATCTTCCACGAAAGAATCCCCCTCTGTCTTTAACTCCTTGGCTTTTATCACGTCTCAGTTCTTGGATCTCTCTCTCTAGAGCTTCCATTCTGTTGAGTACTGTATCTAGTTTTGACTCTTTCGTATTCTGAATTGTTCTTATTGGCTGATGGACCTTTGATGAATGTTCTGTTTCATTCTGAGATACGACCTTGGAATCACTATCCATTTCATCTTCTTCTTTTCTAGTCTTCTTTCTCAGAATCTCAAATGTATCTGTAGACTCATGAGAGACACGCATCGCTTCACGTAGCTTATCACGATACAACCCTCTCCAGAACTTTCTCTTCAGTATTGTGTTTCGCTGGCTGGTATCTATTTCTCCTTTTCGAACCAATTTTTGGAATAGATTTTCTACTCTAACACCCCAATCAGAAGCTGACTCAGACGGATTCTGCTTCGAGCTATAAAAATCCTGCATGAGTGCATCCGACTCTTTTAAACTCCCGTATACCTCTTCCAACTTTTCAAGTAGTTCAGCAGAGGTTGCGGATGGATTCAAGGACTGTAAGCTTCGTCTGGTGTTTCCTTTTAAGGATGCCCGAATACCTTGCGTAAGTAAAGGTTCAGGGTACATCTTTGACTTTACTAGACATTCGACTTCTATCTTCCAATCTTCAAAGTTCTTTCCGTCGAATGCTGGAACGAAAGGTTTACCAACAAAAACATGATCCTGTTTCAAAATACCACTCTCATTCTTTGGTTCCGGTTTCTTTAATTTTTCTTTGGTTTCAGTCTCAAGTGAAGTCTTTTTAAGCTGAATTCTTTCAAGCAGCTCGCAACGTCTCAATCTTAAGATTTTCAGGTTCTTTTTCACGCATTCATCATCTTTACGAATTGCTTCCATTTCCATCTTCAATTTCGACGCTTTTAACTGATTCAACTTAATTTCTTTTTCTTTCAGCTCTAATTCTTCAATGCTTTCCTGAAGTTCTGCTTCCTCTTCAAGTTTCTTCTgtctttgtattttaaattgtctCTTTTGTTCAAGCATTTTACTTAGTTCCAATTCCTGGCCTTTCTTTATTTCGTCAAGCTCTCTTGACCTACTTTTCATTTTCTGCATTGCTTCTCTGTACTCAGAAGAATACGCAGGTTCACTGTAAAGTGGTCTTTTATTTTCCTTGTTTCTTTCCTCTGACCTATTCTCACTTTCTTCATTGTCATTTAATTCATCCTGATACAATTCTCTTCTTGTATTCTGGAACGGGTTCTCGTCTTTAATTTCGGTTGACTTCTTGTCATATATTTAACCTGTTTCGTTTATATTACTATATCTTTCTTTCATTACTTTCTTTATCTTATCCGGTGTATCAGGGAATGTCACATGCTTTTGTAATTTTGGGTTTGCACCTTCACGTTCATCTTGTGTTCGTGTTTGTCTTTCAAatatctttctttctttctttaactTTACCATGCTACTAAGGTGTCTCTTCGCCTTTTCAGTATCTTcctcacatttttttatttcttcagcTATACTATTCTCAATATCTTCATCAAGTAATCCTAATTTTTCAAGAATGTTCTCTGACGTTatcttttctttttcttttgtttccttatttcttattttcaTCATAATGTCTCTTTTTCTTTCCATTTCTTCACGTTTAGGGTCCTGTTCGTATGAAAATCGACCTCCTACTGCGTAACCTTTTATACTTGTATCTACTAACACTGAATCAGTTTCTTCTATTTCATCATCCTGGTATTTTTCAAATGATCCAAGATCTGGTACTGTACTCATTCTTGTTACACCGTTTTCACTAAAGAACCGTCTCCGCTGCCTTTCATTTGATTTCATAATCTCATCAATGTCTCCATCACTACACAACTTATTTCTTTCTTTCTGCTTTTGTAACAACACTGCTTCAATATCCTTGAGTTCTTGGGGCATATACTTAGTGTACCCAAATTTCTCTTGCTCTACACTTTCCTCTTCTTCTACACATTCGCCTTCATATTCATCTTCTTCGCTGTCGTTTAACATCTCGTTGCTCTGTTGAATAGTTTCCCTATTTCTATTTTCCATGAGTAACATTCTTTGTTGTTCTAGCAATTGCATTTCTTTCTCCATTCTTTCTTTCATCTGTTTTCTTTCTTCACTTTTTCTCCTCCTCTCTTCTTTCGATGCTAAAGAAATTCGACTCTTCTCCATTGTTCCAACTCTAAGAGTCCTATTTTCAGACATCTGCAAACACGTGTTAGCTCTCTTTCGACTAAACACTACTTCAACTATTAACTAAGTATCTCTTCTACAATATAACAGTTACCAAAAGTCAATAGTTTTCTTCACTTCTCAATCTACTGGTTAACTTCTCTTCACTTTCGTTTGTTTATCTCACTTTCTTCACTTTAACGaacttagttttttttttcacttcacATTCAAGTATTCAAGTATTCACTTCTAACTACATGCTTTCCTTTTATTAACTTCTCAGTATTTTTCTTCACTTCAAAGTATTCACTTCTAACTACATGCTTTCCTTTGTGCGAGCTTTAGGAAAACCGTGATCCAGTCTCATATTTTGTTTATCTTTGATTATACGACatcttacagacagacagacagacagacagacagatggtttattaacgtctcactttcgtacatgttattatagatacacatataaaaatatggtaaaaatTAAAGGAATGTATAAAACCAGTCAGTATGAGTTATGAGAGACACacctataaatatacatatatatacaactgTTATGACATAAATGATGATACAAACACTGTAGAACATGATATGATAAAAaccatttgtttaaaatgtgacataaaacaaaaacacactaaTACAATAAGCATCACATATCTACAAAATATTATCTATCTATACAAGGTATTTTGTCTGGTGACTAGTATATCATGACAAGCTTTGGCACTGTATTTAACGATTTCGTCATTAGATAATATGTAACAGAATTGCTTATCATCACTATACTCAGAGAAATCCGGATTTATTTGAAATATCTTTGTGAACAACTTTTCTCTAATATCTTCGTAGAGATTACATGATATAAGAACATGATATTCGTCTTCCACTTGGTTTATACAGttaaaacaaaaacgttcatttggTACAATTCCCTGATATCGTCCAGTTTCTATTTTAAGTGGTGCTACACCACAACGGAATTTAGCAAATGGACTTCTATGGGACCTaggtataatattattattaacataagaCTCAGTGttatatgtttgcttaaaaagttTGTATGTTCTTAGTTGATTTCCTCCTCTGCCATGGGCAGCTTGTTctctgtttatattatttaaccaAACAGCCTTATAATCATTAAATAGATCATCAATACAGTTATTGGTTATAGATTTGCGTTCAGATGTCGAATAGCTATAACTGATGTCCAGCGGTACTTTCACACATATCTTGTGGTGCCAGTTCTTTGTGTGGTGTCTTTTAGTGTAAGACCATTTAAACACTTTGTAGTTGATACGGTTATTGTCCATACTATTTAACCGGAACCAGTTAGTGAGAATCGACTTCCACTGCCGTGCATATGGGGGAAGCCAACCCATACCTCCAGTTTTTTCCCGCGTTAGGTGTATATTTTCCCACTCCGAGGTAGAAACGACACGCTCTATGATGTACGGCATTGATAGAGGCATAGTCCTGGGTTCCCCATATAGCTGCCCCATAACTTTTAGTTGGCCACACTATACTGTCGTACAGTTTGGTATAGATAGTATATGGCATTCCACCAAGTGATTTGAACTTTGATATAAGCAGTCCTAAGGCTCGAGTCGCCGACTTAGCGACATACATGGCCGTTACACTATAGTctaaatattctgacaaaacaCGTCCGAGATATCGGTATTCAGTAACACATTCAAGTTCATTGTTATTACATGTGAATCTATAATTTGTTTTCACAACATTACATTTcggaaatgcattatttttcttttgtttgtattGATAGTCATTTTATTGGAGGTACACCACGATCCTAAACTATCAAGGAGAATCTGTAGGTCACTCTCAGTCTCAGCAATGAGTACGAGGTCGTCAGCGTAAAGTAAGTGATTAATAATCATTTCTTCTATATGAGCGCCTATTCCTGACTGGTTAAGACGCAGGCTAAAGTCATTGAGAAAGAGATTAAACAATGTAGTTGACAATAAACATTCTTGTTTTAAACCGATATTTTGGCCAAACCAGTCGGTTCTATACGAGTTGACATTTACAGCACATTTGCGTACAAAAATTGAATAGCACTGAGTAGTTTCCCTTGAATCCCGTGTTTTTCTAGTTTTGACCACAGAATGCGCCTCGAAATCCGGTCATACGCCTTAGAATAGTCCACGCAGGCTATGAAGGTTGATTGCTTATTCTTTTTACGACATTCAATAATATCAGTCAATGTTGATAACTGGTCTATTGTGCTTCGTTTACGCCGAAAATCATTTTGTTCGTCGGCGAAAACGTTATAATCTTCGGCCCACTTTGTAAGTCTATTATTTATCACCGCACAATATGCTTTGTAAATCGATCCCGTTACTGCAATACCCCGGTAATTGGTTGGGTCTCTTTTGTCAGACATAGGTTTTTTTTAAAACCGGTGTAATTAAGCCCAACTTCCAAGAGTTTGGGATCATACCCGTCTCAAAGCAGACACAGAAGAGTCTATGCAGGACATGTATACAGGGTTCCGACTGAATAACTTCAACTGGTATTTCATCATGCCCCGGGGCCTTGTGTTTATTAAGGGATCTCACAGCTATGTGTACATCATGCAAGCTAATGCCTTGATTAAGCTGTTCTGTATTATGGTACTCCAAAATGTTAACTGTGTCATTATTCTCATCAAAATGAGTGTCCGTTTCACAATTAAGTAAGGTTTGGAAAGCatgtttccatttaaataatactttacCAATGTCATTTGTTAAGGAACTATCTTCTTGTACTGTTTCCATTGGAATGTGTTTAGTACGTTCCGAGCCTAAGCTTATTTTCCCAATCGATTTCCAAAACTCGCCAGATTTATTGTCCTCGCACGCTTTTAATAAGCTTTCTtgtgattcaaacaaatattggcGTTTGCGTCGTTGTACACTTTTGTCAAAAAGTTTACGTTTTTCAACGTATTGTGACTTAAGCGTTCCCTTAGCATGTATATCCTTACATTTCAGCCATACGCTTTCCCTTTGGCACATATCTTTCCGTAAAACTGACAAATGTTCGTTCCACCATTGCTTACGGTTACGTCTCTTTTTGTTACTATGATCAGGAAGAGTTATAACCTTTGGTTTCATATATCTATTCATTTCACGTTTTATTATACCTGAAAATTCGTTGTATGCATCGTCTatacatgtttgtgtatgttGAATTGATTCaagcacatttattttatcaCCCAGCATAGCAATAATGTCTGGCGTATTCATAAAAATGTTtggtatatttgttttttcaTACCTTGTTCTTTTGGTCTGTGGGTACATATCATTATAGGGGTGTTTTACTGTCTCTGGGCAACTTGCACATTTCAATTCTATATTCCACGATATTACAGAATGGTGTGGAATTTAGGTACTGTCCCTGCCTTCACTATAAATGGCTTCCGTCACTAATTTAGAAGCTCTGATTACGTTAAATGCGCTATATATGTTTAGTTGCTCTTACGGTACAAGGCAGTAGTCGATAACGGAGCAACCCCGTACAGATATACTGGTATAGTAATTTCAGGTAAAATTGCGTCCATTCAATATACACATATTCGTACTTCGTATCAGATCGTCCACACCTCTTATAAAATCGTCATTGT containing:
- the LOC127840462 gene encoding golgin subfamily A member 4-like, whose protein sequence is MEKSRISLASKEERRRKSEERKQMKERMEKEMQLLEQQRMLLMENRNRETIQQSNEMLNDSEEDEYEGECVEEEESVEQEKFGYTKYMPQELKDIEAVLLQKQKERNKLCSDGDIDEIMKSNERQRRRFFSENGVTRMSTVPDLGSFEKYQDDEIEETDSVLVDTSIKGYAVGGRFSYEQDPKREEMERKRDIMMKIRNKETKEKEKITSENILEKLGLLDEDIENSIAEEIKKYENPFQNTRRELYQDELNDNEESENRSEERNKENKRPLYSEPAYSSEYREAMQKMKSRSRELDEIKKGQELELSKMLEQKRQFKIQRQKKLEEEAELQESIEELELKEKEIKLNQLKASKLKMEMEAIRKDDECVKKNLKILRLRRCELLERIQLKKTSLETETKEKLKKPEPKNESGILKQDHVFVGKPFVPAFDGKNFEDWKIEVECLVKSKMYPEPLLTQGIRASLKGNTRRSLQSLNPSATSAELLEKLEEVYGSLKESDALMQDFYSSKQNPSESASDWGVRVENLFQKLVRKGEIDTSQRNTILKRKFWRGLYRDKLREAMRVSHESTDTFEILRKKTRKEEDEMDSDSKVVSQNETEHSSKVHQPIRTIQNTKESKLDTVLNRMEALEREIQELRRDKSQGVKDRGGFFRGRSRFRGGRGEYRGRGRDGRDESQRRENKREPLKEKLDKQQQELTNPEKSDKKEQLNE